Proteins found in one Massilia sp. H6 genomic segment:
- the rpmG gene encoding 50S ribosomal protein L33, with protein MAKTGRDKIKLESTAGTGHFYTTTKNKRTMPAKMEITKFDPKARKHVIYKETKIK; from the coding sequence ATGGCAAAAACTGGCCGCGACAAAATCAAGCTGGAATCGACCGCAGGTACTGGTCACTTCTACACCACCACCAAGAACAAGCGCACGATGCCGGCGAAGATGGAAATCACCAAATTCGACCCAAAAGCACGTAAGCATGTGATCTACAAGGAAACCAAGATCAAGTAA
- the tssK gene encoding type VI secretion system baseplate subunit TssK, with the protein MSVASKIMWSEGLTLGPQHFQCQDRYHETRLQRMASALNPYFWGVHAVQWNLDGLANNWLGADTLSVIFPDGEIYEAPTADLLPEPVDLSRLPANLDTFTFCVALALVKTHGGNADENGRYVCRDIETADLYSEALAIEVPFLKKQASLIARAEASGQHISVPVVRIRRAPQGGFELDPSFVPPSITIGGAPMLKHMLDGVVSVMTAKIETLQRTHRKASSEVYEVGAGDISSWWMLNILSTASAQLMHCARSPGLHPEAMFRQMLAAVGGLMTFSERYKTADLPAYRHEMLGEVFAELDTLLRDLVDTVIGTKYFIIPVVGDRGRRAYAQAVLDPAKVTPQTQLCLAVTADMPGLELVATVPIRLKVAAPDDLESIVGSALPGVPLAHMPQVPPAIPVRPNTYYFSLSTKSTLYEKALAAGALAIYTPDGIPGLKMEVIAIA; encoded by the coding sequence ATGAGCGTGGCATCCAAGATCATGTGGTCGGAGGGCCTGACGCTGGGGCCGCAGCACTTCCAGTGTCAGGATCGTTATCATGAGACGCGGCTCCAGCGGATGGCCTCGGCCCTCAACCCGTATTTCTGGGGCGTACACGCGGTGCAATGGAACCTGGATGGCCTGGCAAACAACTGGCTCGGTGCGGACACGTTGTCGGTCATCTTCCCGGATGGCGAGATTTACGAGGCGCCGACGGCCGACCTGTTGCCTGAGCCGGTCGACCTCTCACGCCTGCCGGCGAACCTCGACACGTTTACGTTTTGCGTCGCGCTGGCCCTTGTCAAGACGCATGGCGGCAACGCCGATGAGAACGGGCGCTACGTGTGCCGCGACATCGAAACAGCCGATCTGTACAGCGAGGCACTGGCCATCGAGGTACCTTTCCTGAAAAAGCAGGCGAGCTTGATCGCACGGGCCGAGGCGAGCGGCCAGCACATCAGCGTTCCCGTGGTTCGGATCCGGCGCGCGCCGCAAGGCGGGTTCGAGCTCGACCCGTCATTTGTTCCACCCAGCATCACGATTGGCGGCGCTCCCATGCTCAAGCACATGCTCGATGGGGTGGTCAGCGTCATGACCGCGAAAATCGAAACCCTCCAGCGCACGCATCGCAAGGCGAGCAGCGAAGTGTACGAGGTTGGTGCGGGCGACATCTCCTCCTGGTGGATGCTCAACATCCTAAGCACCGCCAGCGCCCAGCTGATGCACTGTGCCCGGTCCCCGGGTCTGCATCCGGAAGCGATGTTCCGACAGATGCTGGCCGCCGTTGGCGGGCTGATGACGTTCTCCGAGCGCTACAAGACAGCCGACCTGCCAGCTTACCGACATGAGATGCTGGGAGAAGTGTTCGCGGAGTTGGATACGCTGCTGCGCGACCTGGTCGATACTGTCATCGGAACAAAATATTTCATCATTCCGGTTGTCGGCGACCGGGGACGGCGCGCATACGCGCAAGCAGTGCTCGACCCGGCGAAGGTGACGCCACAAACGCAGTTGTGTCTTGCGGTCACCGCCGACATGCCAGGGCTTGAGCTGGTGGCGACGGTGCCGATTCGGCTCAAGGTCGCCGCCCCTGACGACCTCGAGAGCATTGTCGGATCGGCTTTGCCGGGCGTGCCGCTGGCGCACATGCCGCAGGTGCCTCCAGCAATTCCCGTGCGGCCGAATACCTATTACTTCTCGCTGTCCACGAAAAGTACCTTGTATGAAAAGGCGCTCGCAGCCGGCGCGCTGGCAATCTACACCCCCGATGGGATACCGGGGTTGAAGATGGAGGTAATTGCAATTGCTTAA
- the rpmB gene encoding 50S ribosomal protein L28, with translation MARVCQVTGKGPMVGNNVSHANNKTKRRFLPNLQNRRIYVESENRWVSLRLSNAGLRVIDKLGIDAVLTDMRARGVKV, from the coding sequence ATGGCACGTGTCTGCCAAGTTACTGGCAAGGGACCGATGGTTGGTAACAACGTCTCCCACGCTAACAATAAAACCAAGCGTCGCTTCCTGCCTAACCTGCAGAACCGTCGCATCTACGTGGAATCGGAAAACCGCTGGGTCTCCCTGCGTCTGTCCAACGCCGGTCTGCGCGTGATCGACAAGCTCGGCATCGATGCCGTGCTGACCGACATGCGCGCCCGTGGCGTAAAAGTTTAA
- a CDS encoding mechanosensitive ion channel family protein codes for MPLQQLLADLLGDIPKPAILWQALAIVVCVAAGWGLGRLIHRSWLENHQHTGLIGLGMGSFGRVLSPLLMVAFLLVTRAAMADHRSVHLLDVAVPLASSLAVIRTFFYLLRRVFARRGQLGEALQTFEKIFALIVWLGVALHITGVLPDVLSFFESKYLPIGKYKLKLSDMVEGIVSIVVLLMLALWAGAALEERLMRVDRMHSSLKVVLARMSRAVLILVAVLFSLSLAGLDLTVLSVFGGALGVGLGLGMQRIASNYVSGFIILLERSLTIGDPVTIDKYSGRVVRINTRYTVLRGADGTQTLLPNEMLITGVVQNQSTFNRNVRATTRLIVSYDSDLAIVMPLLEAQPRGVARVLEAPAPNVLLNAFGADGYELEVGFWLADPENGQGGPISDVNQKIYALVQAGTIKLGYPSMDTRLLDAHIASVVARTPSQA; via the coding sequence ATGCCGCTCCAGCAATTGCTGGCCGACCTGCTCGGCGACATCCCCAAGCCTGCCATCCTGTGGCAGGCGCTTGCCATTGTCGTGTGCGTCGCCGCCGGCTGGGGCCTGGGGCGGCTGATCCACCGTTCGTGGCTGGAGAATCACCAGCACACCGGGCTGATCGGCCTGGGGATGGGGAGCTTCGGCCGGGTACTGTCGCCCTTGCTGATGGTCGCTTTCCTGTTGGTGACACGGGCTGCGATGGCGGACCACCGGAGCGTGCACCTGCTGGACGTCGCCGTGCCGCTGGCCTCGTCGCTGGCGGTCATTCGCACCTTCTTCTACCTGCTGCGGCGCGTGTTCGCACGGCGCGGTCAGCTCGGCGAAGCGCTGCAAACCTTTGAAAAAATCTTCGCACTGATCGTCTGGCTGGGCGTGGCCCTGCACATCACGGGTGTGCTGCCGGACGTACTTAGCTTCTTCGAAAGCAAATATTTGCCAATTGGCAAATATAAGCTCAAGTTGTCCGACATGGTCGAAGGCATCGTCTCGATCGTGGTGCTGTTGATGCTGGCGCTGTGGGCGGGCGCCGCGCTGGAAGAGCGCCTGATGCGCGTCGACCGCATGCACAGCTCCTTGAAAGTCGTGCTCGCGCGCATGAGCCGGGCAGTGCTGATCCTGGTGGCCGTGCTGTTCAGCCTGTCTTTGGCGGGGCTCGACCTGACCGTGCTGTCGGTGTTTGGCGGTGCCCTTGGCGTTGGCCTGGGCTTGGGCATGCAGCGTATTGCCAGTAATTACGTGTCGGGTTTTATTATTTTGCTCGAGCGTAGCTTGACCATTGGCGATCCAGTCACGATCGATAAGTATTCAGGCCGGGTCGTGCGCATCAATACGCGCTATACCGTGCTGCGCGGTGCGGATGGCACCCAGACCTTGCTGCCGAATGAAATGCTGATCACCGGTGTTGTGCAGAACCAGTCCACATTCAACCGCAATGTGCGCGCCACGACCAGGCTGATCGTGTCCTATGACAGCGACCTGGCGATCGTCATGCCACTGCTCGAAGCCCAGCCACGCGGCGTAGCCCGGGTGCTGGAAGCGCCGGCCCCGAATGTCCTGCTCAACGCCTTTGGCGCCGACGGCTACGAGCTCGAAGTTGGATTCTGGCTGGCCGACCCGGAAAACGGGCAGGGCGGTCCGATTTCTGACGTTAACCAGAAGATTTATGCTCTAGTGCAAGCCGGCACCATCAAACTTGGCTATCCGTCCATGGATACACGCTTACTCGATGCGCATATCGCATCGGTTGTGGCGCGAACCCCCAGTCAGGCGTGA
- a CDS encoding barstar family protein: MSLLMRVPPNLVQSIRAFRVVELQQEAARLGQHFLYAHCANTLTKQQVCARIGENFGFPKACSKNFDALRTCLTDTIAGAGPQQGFLVVLEQLPSAQKFDKEARENLLDVFRDAAEFWAEKKIPFRVFYSFAIPA; encoded by the coding sequence ATGAGTTTGCTGATGAGAGTGCCGCCCAATCTTGTACAGTCGATCCGCGCGTTTCGCGTTGTCGAACTGCAACAGGAGGCTGCGCGCCTGGGTCAGCATTTTCTGTATGCGCATTGCGCCAACACCTTGACCAAGCAACAGGTCTGCGCGCGCATCGGCGAAAACTTTGGCTTCCCCAAAGCCTGCAGCAAGAATTTCGATGCGCTGCGTACCTGCCTGACCGACACCATTGCTGGCGCCGGTCCACAACAAGGCTTTTTGGTCGTGCTCGAGCAACTCCCGAGTGCCCAGAAATTTGACAAGGAAGCCCGTGAAAACCTGCTGGATGTCTTTCGCGATGCGGCCGAGTTCTGGGCCGAAAAGAAGATTCCGTTCCGGGTATTCTACTCTTTCGCTATTCCCGCCTGA
- a CDS encoding site-specific integrase: MYAEPKRRVRWIMPEQARALLEALPEHQREMTVSARATGLRQSSVTGLCWAQVHLKRRTAWIAADDAKSGEDIHISLCDLALEVLERQRGKHPERVFTYEGKPVSYVNTKAWRNALKHAEIADFRWHDLRLTWASWLIQNGTPLYDLQEMGGWKSAAMVRRYAHLAPAHMARHAAAVDGLLRVTSTAQ; encoded by the coding sequence ATGTACGCAGAGCCGAAGCGCCGCGTCCGCTGGATAATGCCCGAGCAGGCGAGGGCGCTACTGGAGGCGTTGCCGGAGCATCAGCGTGAGATGACGGTTTCCGCGCGCGCGACCGGTCTAAGGCAGAGCAGCGTAACAGGTCTATGTTGGGCGCAGGTTCACCTCAAGCGGCGAACGGCCTGGATCGCGGCTGACGACGCAAAAAGTGGCGAGGACATCCACATCTCGTTGTGCGATTTGGCACTGGAAGTGTTGGAGCGCCAGCGTGGGAAGCATCCAGAGCGCGTATTCACGTATGAAGGCAAACCGGTCAGTTACGTGAACACGAAGGCTTGGCGCAATGCCCTCAAGCATGCAGAAATTGCCGACTTCCGTTGGCACGATCTGCGGCTTACCTGGGCCAGCTGGCTGATCCAGAACGGCACACCGTTGTACGACCTGCAGGAAATGGGCGGCTGGAAGTCGGCCGCGATGGTGCGGCGGTACGCGCACCTGGCGCCGGCACACATGGCGCGCCACGCGGCGGCAGTAGATGGGCTGCTGCGCGTCACAAGTACGGCACAGTAG
- a CDS encoding GspE/PulE family protein → MHPLTAAAQCKLVSAQAPHRLLTLDLLTEWCAAKVGLPFIRIDPLRIDFTKVADVMSAGYAARFNILPVEMTASTLVVATADPANTEWEAEIAKVSRRKIELVLANPLDISQYISQFFSLAKTIRDANRHTGQDLAMRNNFEQLVELGKSNKQFDANDQHIVNIVDWLWSYAFEQRASDIHLEPKREFAVIRFRIDGVLHQVYQVPAVVMIAMTARIKLLGRMDVIEKRRPQDGRIKTRTAGGQEVELRLSTLPTAFGEKLVMRIFDPDVVVKTLPELGFPPEDAARWDALTSRPHGIILVTGPTGSGKTTTLYTTLKALATSEVNVCTVEDPIEMVEAAFNQMQVQPGIDLSFADGVRALMRQDPDIIMVGEIRDLQTAEMAIQAALTGHLVFSTLHTNDAPAAVVRLLELGVPDYLLEATLIGVMAQRLVRTLCPECKAPGGEISDELWQGIGGAWNIPKPSVIYRPIGCPECRQTGYRGRVGIYELLTVSEGFARIVRESGDIQKLRQQSVTDGMKPLRIAGAMKIVDGVTTADEVLKVTAALA, encoded by the coding sequence ATGCACCCGCTAACGGCCGCGGCCCAGTGCAAGCTCGTGTCCGCGCAAGCCCCGCACCGGCTGCTGACACTGGACCTATTGACCGAATGGTGCGCGGCCAAGGTCGGCCTGCCGTTCATCCGCATCGACCCCTTGCGGATCGACTTTACCAAGGTGGCCGACGTCATGTCGGCCGGCTATGCGGCGCGGTTCAATATCCTGCCGGTGGAAATGACCGCATCGACGCTGGTTGTTGCAACCGCCGACCCGGCCAATACCGAATGGGAAGCCGAGATCGCCAAGGTCTCGCGCCGCAAGATCGAACTGGTGCTGGCCAATCCGCTCGATATCTCGCAATACATTTCACAGTTCTTCAGCCTGGCCAAGACCATCCGCGACGCCAACCGCCATACCGGGCAAGACCTGGCGATGCGCAACAACTTCGAGCAGCTGGTCGAACTGGGAAAATCGAACAAGCAGTTCGACGCCAATGACCAGCACATCGTCAACATCGTTGACTGGCTATGGAGTTATGCCTTCGAGCAGCGCGCCTCGGATATTCACCTCGAGCCCAAGCGCGAGTTCGCCGTCATCCGCTTTCGTATCGATGGCGTGCTGCACCAGGTCTACCAGGTGCCTGCGGTCGTGATGATTGCGATGACGGCCCGGATCAAGCTGCTGGGCCGGATGGACGTTATTGAAAAGCGCCGGCCACAGGATGGACGGATCAAGACCCGCACCGCGGGCGGCCAGGAAGTCGAATTGCGTTTGTCGACGCTGCCGACCGCATTCGGCGAAAAGCTGGTGATGCGCATCTTCGATCCCGACGTGGTCGTAAAAACCCTGCCGGAACTGGGATTCCCGCCCGAGGATGCGGCGCGCTGGGACGCACTGACCAGCCGGCCGCACGGGATCATCCTGGTGACCGGGCCGACCGGGTCGGGCAAGACCACCACCCTGTACACCACGCTCAAGGCGCTGGCCACGAGCGAAGTCAATGTGTGCACGGTCGAAGACCCGATCGAGATGGTCGAAGCGGCCTTCAACCAGATGCAGGTACAACCGGGAATCGACCTGTCGTTCGCAGACGGCGTGCGCGCGCTGATGCGGCAGGATCCGGACATCATCATGGTGGGCGAGATCCGCGATCTCCAAACGGCGGAGATGGCGATCCAGGCGGCGCTGACCGGGCACCTGGTGTTCTCCACGCTGCATACGAACGATGCGCCGGCGGCGGTGGTGCGTTTGCTGGAACTGGGCGTGCCGGATTACCTGCTCGAGGCAACCCTGATCGGCGTCATGGCGCAGCGCCTGGTGCGCACCCTCTGCCCCGAGTGCAAGGCGCCTGGCGGGGAGATCAGCGACGAACTCTGGCAGGGCATCGGCGGCGCCTGGAATATTCCCAAGCCTTCGGTCATCTACCGCCCGATCGGCTGCCCGGAATGCCGCCAGACCGGATATCGCGGCAGGGTCGGCATCTATGAACTGCTGACAGTCAGCGAAGGATTCGCGCGCATCGTGCGCGAATCGGGCGATATCCAGAAGCTGCGCCAGCAAAGCGTCACCGACGGAATGAAGCCGCTGCGCATCGCCGGCGCAATGAAGATCGTCGACGGCGTGACCACGGCGGACGAGGTGCTGAAGGTGACCGCGGCACTGGCGTAA
- a CDS encoding fatty acid desaturase — protein MDFFSSEPVQAVLQFLSTGLLDFTGWQVFFATLGLTHITIASVTIYLHRHQAHRSLELHPIPSHFFRFWLWLTTGQVTKEWASIHRKHHAKCDTEEDPHSPQTRGIRKVLFEGAELYRAESKVKETMEKYGHGTPDDWIERKLYTGHSALGVVLMLFINVALFGIVGISVWAVQMMWIPITAAGIINGIGHYWGYRNYDCSDAATNIIPFGILIGGEELHNNHHTFATSAKLSSKWYEFDLGWGYIRILETLRLAKVKRVAPKPEFAKDKLVADLDTLQSVIANRYDVMAKYAKSVRHAFREEFEHLKHKAELEARFLKSSRKLMQREPGKLESSQQQQLIELFQHSKALETMHHMRVELGAIWERSHATRDQLLHQLQDWCTRAEASGIKSLQEFSLRLRSYA, from the coding sequence ATGGATTTCTTTAGTAGCGAACCCGTGCAAGCAGTGCTGCAGTTCCTGTCTACCGGCCTGCTCGATTTCACCGGATGGCAAGTGTTCTTTGCTACGCTGGGGCTGACGCACATCACGATCGCCAGCGTGACGATCTACCTGCACCGCCACCAGGCGCACCGCTCGCTGGAGCTGCATCCGATTCCGAGTCATTTCTTCCGCTTCTGGCTGTGGCTGACCACCGGGCAGGTGACCAAGGAATGGGCCTCGATCCACCGCAAGCACCACGCCAAGTGCGACACCGAAGAAGATCCGCACAGCCCGCAGACGCGCGGCATCCGCAAGGTGCTGTTCGAAGGTGCCGAACTGTATCGCGCCGAGAGCAAGGTCAAGGAGACCATGGAGAAATATGGCCATGGCACGCCGGACGACTGGATCGAGCGCAAGCTGTACACCGGGCATAGCGCCCTGGGCGTAGTCCTGATGCTGTTCATCAACGTTGCGCTGTTCGGCATCGTCGGCATTTCGGTGTGGGCAGTACAAATGATGTGGATCCCGATCACCGCCGCCGGCATCATCAACGGCATTGGTCACTACTGGGGCTACCGCAACTACGATTGCAGCGACGCCGCGACCAACATCATCCCGTTCGGCATCTTGATCGGCGGCGAAGAGCTGCACAATAATCACCACACCTTTGCTACGTCGGCCAAGCTGTCGAGCAAGTGGTATGAGTTCGACCTGGGCTGGGGCTATATCCGCATCCTGGAGACGCTGCGCCTGGCCAAGGTCAAGCGGGTTGCGCCGAAGCCGGAGTTCGCCAAGGACAAGCTGGTCGCTGACCTCGATACGCTGCAGTCGGTGATCGCGAACCGCTACGACGTCATGGCCAAATATGCCAAGTCGGTGCGTCATGCCTTCCGTGAAGAATTCGAGCACCTGAAACACAAGGCCGAACTGGAAGCGCGTTTCCTGAAGAGTTCGCGCAAGCTGATGCAGCGCGAGCCGGGCAAGCTCGAATCGTCGCAGCAGCAACAGCTGATCGAACTGTTCCAGCACAGCAAGGCGCTGGAAACCATGCACCATATGCGCGTCGAACTCGGCGCGATCTGGGAACGTTCGCATGCGACCCGCGACCAGCTGCTGCATCAGCTGCAAGACTGGTGCACACGCGCCGAGGCTTCGGGCATCAAGTCGCTGCAGGAATTCTCGCTGCGTTTGCGCAGCTACGCATGA
- a CDS encoding glycine zipper 2TM domain-containing protein: MNIQAKLMIAAIGLAALPLAQAQSQYSDFEDVGRVLRVQPRVEQIRVPRQECRTEYVQVPVQQQRGAGGGIVGGIVGGLLGNQIGSGSGRAAATAAGAIAGAMVGDRAENNYRPQGVQEQAVRQCRDVDAYESRTAGYDVTYEYRGQTYTTLMNRDPGNRVRLRVSVQPIDAAY, from the coding sequence ATGAACATCCAAGCCAAACTGATGATTGCCGCAATCGGGCTCGCCGCGTTGCCGCTGGCCCAGGCCCAGTCCCAGTACTCCGATTTCGAAGACGTCGGCCGGGTGTTGCGCGTACAGCCGCGCGTGGAACAGATCCGCGTGCCGCGCCAGGAGTGCCGCACCGAATACGTGCAAGTGCCGGTGCAGCAGCAACGCGGCGCCGGCGGCGGGATCGTCGGCGGTATCGTCGGCGGCCTGCTGGGCAACCAGATCGGCAGTGGCAGCGGACGTGCGGCAGCCACGGCGGCAGGGGCGATCGCCGGCGCCATGGTCGGCGATCGGGCGGAAAACAACTATCGGCCGCAAGGCGTGCAGGAGCAGGCCGTGCGCCAGTGCCGCGACGTCGACGCCTACGAATCACGCACCGCCGGCTACGACGTGACGTACGAATACCGCGGCCAGACCTACACCACGCTGATGAACCGCGACCCGGGCAACCGCGTGCGCCTGCGCGTTTCGGTCCAGCCGATCGACGCCGCTTATTGA
- the purN gene encoding phosphoribosylglycinamide formyltransferase, protein MKNIVILISGRGSNMEAVVRAAENEGWPARIAAVISNKPQAQGLEFARARGIPTAVVASKEFSSRVEFDAALQEVIDRFAPDLVVLAGFMRILTASFVEHYAGRMLNIHPSLLPLFPGLGTHRQALESGAAEHGATVHFVTAELDHGPVVAQARVPVLADDTEDTLSARVLAEEHTLYPHAVRLFVEDRLSIHDGEVRIMRDAPAETSSI, encoded by the coding sequence ATGAAAAATATTGTCATCCTTATTTCCGGCCGCGGCAGCAACATGGAAGCGGTGGTGCGCGCAGCGGAAAACGAAGGGTGGCCAGCCCGGATTGCGGCGGTGATCAGCAACAAACCGCAAGCGCAGGGCCTGGAGTTCGCGCGTGCCCGCGGCATTCCGACCGCGGTTGTGGCCAGCAAAGAATTTTCCAGCCGTGTCGAGTTTGACGCTGCGCTGCAAGAAGTGATCGATCGCTTCGCTCCCGACCTGGTGGTGCTTGCCGGCTTCATGCGTATTCTTACCGCGTCGTTCGTCGAGCATTACGCGGGGCGCATGCTCAATATCCACCCGTCGCTGCTGCCCCTGTTCCCGGGACTGGGCACCCACCGGCAGGCGCTCGAGTCAGGCGCAGCCGAACATGGCGCGACGGTCCATTTCGTAACCGCCGAGCTCGATCATGGCCCGGTGGTGGCGCAGGCCCGCGTGCCGGTGCTGGCGGACGACACCGAAGACACGCTGTCCGCGCGCGTGCTGGCAGAAGAACACACGTTGTATCCCCATGCAGTGCGCCTGTTCGTAGAAGACAGGCTCAGTATTCATGACGGCGAAGTGCGCATCATGCGAGATGCGCCCGCCGAAACCTCCAGTATTTAA
- a CDS encoding RsmB/NOP family class I SAM-dependent RNA methyltransferase → MRLPPAIIGNTEEVLREVLRFTSPADVTLSRYFKDHPRFGGRERGVIAEAVYAVLRNKSFFTDFAGAGNMPSMRKLALLGLAETAGIDALGGVSDDETSFLTRIAEVDRSLLPPQMQANLPTWLYDKFVAQFGEQEALELAAVLNTPAPLDLRVNSIKATRDEVMAELAKAPIAAEPMRFAPLGLRVLKKPALQNLPLFKDGAIEVQDEGSQVLSQIVGARRGEMVVDFCAGAGGKTLALGALMRNTGRLYAFDVSEKRLAKLKPRMARSGLSNVHPVLIAHERDAKIKRLAGKIDRVLVDAPCSGLGTLRRNPDVKWRQRPEAIGEMQEKQAAILDGAARLLKGGGRLVYATCSLLTEENDFIVEQFLATHPDFELVPMSKVLAEQKIPLEMGDYLKMLPHKHQTDGFFAAVMDRKAKAAPAKVPAETAAEDDAPDAAAAGNAQS, encoded by the coding sequence ATGAGATTGCCACCAGCAATCATCGGCAATACCGAAGAAGTATTGCGCGAGGTATTGCGCTTTACATCGCCGGCCGACGTCACCCTGTCGCGTTATTTCAAGGACCACCCCCGTTTCGGTGGCCGCGAGCGTGGCGTCATTGCCGAAGCCGTGTATGCAGTGCTGCGTAACAAGTCGTTCTTCACCGATTTCGCCGGCGCCGGCAACATGCCGTCGATGCGCAAGCTTGCCTTGCTGGGCCTGGCTGAAACTGCCGGCATCGATGCCCTCGGCGGCGTGAGCGATGACGAAACGAGCTTCCTCACCCGTATCGCAGAAGTCGACCGCAGCCTGCTGCCGCCACAAATGCAGGCCAATCTCCCGACCTGGCTGTACGACAAGTTCGTAGCCCAGTTTGGCGAACAGGAAGCACTCGAACTGGCGGCCGTGCTCAATACGCCGGCACCGCTCGACCTGCGCGTGAATTCGATCAAGGCTACCCGCGACGAGGTCATGGCCGAACTGGCCAAGGCACCGATCGCCGCCGAGCCGATGCGATTTGCGCCGCTGGGCCTGCGCGTACTTAAAAAGCCTGCGCTGCAGAACCTGCCGTTGTTCAAGGACGGCGCGATCGAGGTGCAGGACGAGGGCAGCCAGGTGCTGTCGCAAATCGTTGGCGCACGGCGCGGCGAAATGGTGGTGGATTTTTGCGCCGGCGCCGGCGGCAAGACACTGGCGCTGGGCGCATTGATGCGCAACACCGGCCGCCTGTATGCATTCGATGTGTCGGAAAAACGCCTGGCCAAGCTCAAGCCGCGCATGGCGCGCAGCGGCCTGTCGAACGTGCATCCGGTGCTGATCGCACACGAGCGCGATGCCAAGATCAAACGCCTGGCAGGCAAGATCGACCGCGTGCTGGTCGACGCCCCATGCAGTGGCTTGGGCACCCTACGCCGCAATCCCGACGTCAAGTGGCGCCAGCGCCCGGAAGCCATTGGCGAGATGCAAGAGAAACAGGCCGCGATCCTGGACGGCGCGGCGCGCCTGCTCAAGGGCGGCGGCCGCCTGGTGTATGCCACCTGCAGCCTCTTGACTGAAGAGAACGACTTCATCGTCGAACAATTCCTGGCCACCCATCCGGACTTCGAACTGGTTCCGATGAGCAAGGTGCTGGCCGAGCAGAAGATCCCGCTCGAGATGGGCGATTACCTCAAGATGCTGCCGCACAAGCACCAGACCGACGGCTTCTTTGCTGCCGTCATGGATCGCAAGGCCAAGGCCGCGCCGGCCAAGGTGCCGGCAGAGACCGCCGCCGAGGACGATGCGCCAGATGCGGCTGCCGCTGGCAACGCTCAGTCCTAA
- a CDS encoding spermidine synthase translates to MLIKRKSIEQAESSRRPARKPKFAPVTLSEQDGVRYLHFGTEWVQGAMRLRKPDWPELEYAQQMMAWMLFIDAPRAIAQLGLGAGTLTKFCYRQFPEATVTAVELNESVIGICASMFKLPDSDDRLSVLPADAMDFVHDPANHGAFDVLQCDLYDATARGPVLDTPEFYQACHDCLHEGGIMTVNLFGDHPSFSKNIKAMKFAFGHVICLPEVHDGNVVALCFRDRPQLDKAALEAMAVQIVAATKLPAKSWVKGIFSTD, encoded by the coding sequence ATGCTCATCAAACGCAAATCCATCGAACAGGCCGAATCCTCGCGCCGCCCCGCGCGCAAGCCGAAGTTCGCCCCCGTCACCTTGTCCGAACAGGACGGCGTGCGCTACCTGCATTTCGGCACCGAATGGGTGCAAGGCGCGATGCGGCTGCGCAAGCCCGACTGGCCGGAGCTCGAGTATGCGCAGCAGATGATGGCCTGGATGCTGTTCATCGACGCGCCGCGCGCCATCGCCCAGTTAGGGCTCGGTGCCGGAACCCTGACCAAATTCTGCTACCGCCAGTTCCCCGAAGCGACCGTGACCGCGGTCGAGCTCAACGAATCGGTGATCGGCATTTGTGCCTCGATGTTTAAATTGCCTGACAGCGACGACCGGCTGTCCGTGCTGCCAGCCGATGCGATGGACTTCGTGCACGACCCCGCCAACCATGGCGCTTTCGACGTACTGCAGTGCGACCTGTATGACGCCACCGCGCGCGGCCCGGTGCTCGACACGCCGGAGTTCTACCAGGCCTGTCACGATTGCCTCCACGAAGGCGGCATCATGACGGTCAACCTGTTTGGCGACCACCCGAGTTTTTCCAAGAACATCAAGGCCATGAAGTTCGCGTTCGGCCATGTGATCTGCCTGCCGGAAGTGCATGACGGGAATGTCGTCGCGCTCTGCTTCCGGGACCGTCCACAACTGGACAAAGCAGCATTGGAGGCAATGGCCGTGCAAATCGTGGCCGCCACCAAGCTTCCCGCCAAGTCCTGGGTCAAGGGCATCTTCTCCACCGATTGA